The Streptomyces sp. JB150 genomic interval TCTGCTCGGTGGCGCCGGACCTGAACACTCTGGTGATCTTCCGGATGGTCCAGGCGGTGGGCGGCTCGATGCTGAACCCGGTCGCCATGTCGATCATCACCAACACCTTCACCGACCCGCGGGAGCGGGCCCGCGCGATCGGCGTCTGGGGCGCGGTGGTCGGCATCTCGATGGCCGCCGGCCCCCTGGTGGGCGGGCTCCTCGTCGAGTCGGTCGGCTGGCGGGCGATCTTCTGGATCAACCTGCCGGTGGGGCTGGCCGCCCTGCTGCTCACCCTCCGGTACGTCCCCGAGTCCCGCGCGGCCAGGGCCCGCCGGGCCGACCCCGTCGGCCAGGGGCTGGTCATCCTCCTCTTCGGCGGCCTGACGTACGCGATCATCGAGGCGCCCGCGGCCGGGATCGCGGCGGTCCTGCCGTTCGCGGCGGTGGCGGCGGCCGCGCTGCTGGGCCTGCTGGTCCACGAGCCCCGGCGCGCCGAACCGCTGATCGACCTGCGCTTCTTCCGCTCGGCGCCGTTCAGCGGCGCGACGGTGATCGCGATCGCCGCGTTCGCCGCGCTGGGCGGCTTCCTGTTCCTGTCCACGCTGTACCTCCAGAACGTCCGCGGCCTGGACGCCCTGCACGCCGGCCTGTGGATGCTGCCCATGGCCGTACCGACCTTCCTGTGCGCGCCCCTGTCCGGGCGTCTCGTCGGCAGCCGGGGCGCGCGCCTGCCGCTCCTCCTCGCGGGCATCGCGATGACCGCGAGCGCGCTGCTGTTCGCGGCGTTCGAGGCGGAGACGTCGAACGCGGGGCTCCTGACCGGGTACGTGCTCTTCGGCGTCGGCTTCGGCATGGTGAACGCGCCGATCACCAACACGGCGGTCTCCGGGATGCCCCGCGCCCAGGCCGGGGTGGCCGCCGCCGTCGCCTCGACCAGCCGGCAGCTCGGGCAGACGCTGGGCGTCGCGGTCGTCGGCGCGGTCCTGGCCGCGGGCATCGGCTCCGCCGCCTACCGGGACACCTTCGTCGCCGCGGCGGTTCCCGGCTGGTGGATCCTCGTGGGCTGCGGGGCGGTGGTCCTGGTGCTCGGCGTGCTGACCACCGGCCCCTGGGCCCGCCGCACCGCCGAGCACACGGCCGCGCGGCTGGAGTCGGGAGAGGTCCGCGAGGCGGTGCGCGGCTGAGGGTGGAGCAGTCCGGGAGGCCACGGGTGAAAGATCGCCATATCCTCCGGATATGCCCCCTTCACGTCTCCGCGTCGGTGTCTTCGCGGCGGTCCTCGGCCTGGTGGCGGTGCTCGGCATCGTCTGGCTGGTGCGCAGCGCCACGACCGGTGGCGACGGCACGTCCGGCGAGCGGACGAACGGCACTGCGGAGGCGGGGAACGGCACCGGTACCGGCGGCGACGGTGGTACCGGCGAAGACCGTGACACCGGCACCGACAACGGCACGGACGGCGGCACGGACGGCGGCCGTACGACGGAGGAGACGGGCAGCGACGGCGGACGCACGACCGACGAGGGCGGGGACACGGGCGGGACCGGGGACGGAGGCACCGACAGGGACGGGGACACGGGCGGGACCGGGGACGGAGGCACCGACGGGGACGGGGACACGGGCGGGGACGGGGAAGAGGGCGGCCGGAAGTCCCTCACCGTGAACGGGCTGCGCATCGACGGCAACGGCCTCGGCTATGGCTGTGTGACGATCCTGAACAAGACGTCCACACCCGCGACCATCCAGCGCGTCTCCTTCACCGTGGTCGCCCGGCCGGGACCGACGACGCCGGCGCTCTCGCCCGACACCGCCCACTGCTTCCAGGAGGAGAACGGCCCCGGTGCGCTGGATCCCTCCTGCGACGGCCATCTCCTGCCCGAGGGCGGGCAGTGCACAGCCGGAGCCGTCCCCTCAGCGGACGCCCCCGGCGGGGAGTACACGGTCGCGGCGGTGGCCCACTACAGCTTCCTGTGCGACAACGCCGAGATCAGTCCGTGCAACGAGCCCGCGTGGGGCGACCGGCCGCCGACCCCGCAGAATCCCGTCCTGGTGGTCGGCAGATCGGAACCGCTCACGACCTCCCTCGACGTCGAGGGCCCGCCGACCTCTCCCCCCACCTCGCCCTCGTCCCCCTCGTCCCCGGCCCCGGAATGACCACCGAGTCCACCCCGCCCGTCTCCGCCCGCGTCCGGCAGGTCGCCGAGGCGCTGGGGCCGGCCACGCTGGCGACCGCGCTGCTGATCTACTTCGGCTACGTCGCCACCCGCGCCCGGTACGAGTACTTCGGCGTCCCGGTGGACCTGACCGGCCGGTCGAACCAGGACATGATGCTGGACGGCCTGGAGGTCGTCTTCGTGCCGGCGGCGATGCTCTTCCTCGGCCTGCTCGCGATCGTCGCGATCCACTCCACGGTCCTGTGGCTGCTCGCCCGCGACCGGCCCGACGAGCGGGACGGCACGTCGGACGTGACGGCCTTCGCCGCGTACGGCTTCGTCCTGGTCGGGGTCCTGCTGATCGCCAGGGCGCTCATCGGCATCTTCGTCCAGGGCCCGGAGGCCAGCGTGATCATCGGCGCCACCCCGTTCAGCCTGGCGTTCGGACCGGCGGCGGTGGCGTACGGCGTCTGGATCGCGGGGCAGCGGCGCGGGCGCCCCCTGCTGTCGCAGCGTCTGGCCCGCAACGGCGCGATGGGCGTCATCGCCCTGCTGGTCGCCGGGCTGGTGTGGGCGTCCACCCAGCTGGCGTGGGCGTACGGCACGGGCCGGGGCGAGGAGGACGCGGCCGGCCTGGAGGACCGCCCCGAGGTCGTCGTCGAGACGAGGGAACCGCTGGACGACCTGCCCCGGGGGGTGACGGCGTCCCGGCTCGGCACGGCCGGGGAGGAGGCGCGGGCGTACCGTCACCGGTACCGGGGGTTCCGGCTGCTGCTGGCGTCGGGCGGGCGGCTGTTCCTGGTGACGCCCGAGTGGCGGCGCGGGCGGGACGCGACGATCGTGCTGCCGTACGAGGACGTCCGCGTCCGGCTCGTGCCGTAGCGCCGCGGGGGGGGGGGGGGGGGGGGGGGGGGGGGGGGGGGGGGGGGGGGGGGGGGGGGGGGGGGGGGGGGGGGGGGGGGGCCCGCGCCCCCCCCCCCCCCCCCCCCCCGCGGAAGCTCAGGGCTTTGCGCGCAGGCCCCGTACCACCAGGTCCACGACCGCGTCGAAGTCCGCCTCGATGCCGGGCTGTTCCCACTCGGCCGCGTAGGCAGGGTCGTGGAAGCGGCCGGTGGCGTGGAAGACCGCGCGGGCGGTGGCGGCCGGGTCGGTGGTGGTGAAGGCGCCCGTGCCGAGGCCCGCGCGGACGATGTCCGTCAGCTGGGCGGTGAGGTCGGCGATGTGCTCGGGGACCGCCTCGCCGCTCTCGCGGGTGAGCACCATGTACGTGGCGAACAGCTCCGGGTCGCGGCCCGCCTTGCGGCGCTTGGCGTCGAACAGCGCCCGCAGCCAGGCGCGCAGCCGCTGTTCCGGGTCCCGGTCCCGGTCGGCGGCGATGCCGGCCAGTTCCCCCGACGTGCGGTCCAGCCAGCGCTTCGTGACGGCCTCGCGCAGGGCCGCCTTGGTGCGGAAGTGCCGGTAGACGCTGCCGTGGCTGACGCCGAGCGCGCGGGCCACGTCGACCACGGTGGCCTTGGCCGGGCCGTGGCGGCGCAGCACCTCCTCGGTCGCTTCGAGGATGCGGTCGGCGGTCAGGGTCTCACTGGTCGGGGCCATGCCCAAGACGGTACCCGGCGGCCGTGTCACCGCTCGCTGTCGAGGTCTGCCATCTGCGCCGCGGCATAGCGTTCGCCGACCACCGCGTCCGCCGGTACGGCCTCCTCGACGGCGGCGAGGTCGGCCGCGTCCAGGGTGACGTCGAGCGCGCCGAGGGCCTCCGCGAGCCGGTCGCGGCGGCGGGCGCCGATGAGCGGCACGATGTCCTCGCCGCGGGACAGCACCCAGGCGATGGCGATCTGCGCGACGCTCACGCCCTTGTGCTCGGCGATCTTCCGCAGCTCGTCCACCAGCCGCAGGTTGCGGTGGAGGTTGTCGCCCTGGAAGCGGGGCGAGTGGGCGCGGAAGTCGTCCGCGGCGAGCTGCCGGTCGGCGGTGAAGTGGCCGGAGATCAGGCCGCGCGAGAGGACGCCGTACGCGGTGATGCCGATGCCCAGTTCCCGGGCGGTCGGCAGGATCTCCTTCTCGATGCCCCGCGTGATGAGGGCGTACTCGATCTGGAGGTCCGCGATCGGGGCGGTCGCGGCGGCCCTGCGCAGGGTGCCGGCGCCGACCTCGCTGAGGCCGATGTGCCGGACGTACCCCTGCTCGACGAGTTCGGCGACCGCGCCGACGGTCTCCTCGACGGGGACGGCCGGGTCGAGCCGGGCGAGGCGGTAGACGTCGAGGTGGTCGACGCCGAGGCGCTGGAGCGAGTACGCGGCGAAGGTCTTCACCGCCTCGGGCCGGCCGTCGTAGCCGAGCCATCTGCCGTCCGGGCCGCGCAGGGCGCCGAACTTCACGCTGACCAGGGCCTGTTCCCGGCGGGCCGGGGGCGCCGCGCGCAGGGCCTCGCCGATCAGCAGCTCGTTGTGGCCCATGCCGTAGAAGTCGCCGGTGTCGAGCAGGGTGACGCCCGCTTCGAGCGCCGCGTGGATGGTCGCGATGGACTCGGCCCGGTCCGCCGCGCCGTACAGCGCGGACATGCCCATGCAGCCGAGGCCGAGGGCGGAGACCTGGGGGCCGGTGGTTCCGAGGGTGCGGGTCTGGATCGTCGTCATGCACACCAGCGTGACATGACAGGTGACAGATTTCAATATCTGTCATTCGATACTTGTCAGCAGCGGCGTGGGCCGCAGCCCGTTCGACAGCGTTTCCGCCTGCCCGGAGAATGGGAGATGCCGGCGCGCGGCCACCGAGGCGGCGCCCGCCGTCGGCCCCGCGGCACGTCTGCGCCGCCGGAGGAGGCCGCCATGAGCGTCCGTATCGCCACCTTCAACATGGAGAACCTCTTCCGCCGGCCCACGGTGTTCCGGCTCCCGGACCCGCAGGCTCGCGCGCGACTCCTCACAGACTTCGCGGAGCTGGTCGCGCTCCTCGACAAGCGCGAGTACACCTCACGCGACAAGGAGAGGATCGCCGAGATCATCCTCGACCACCGCATCCACGCCTTCGACCCGCGCAATCCGCCGCCGATCACCATCAACGAGCCCCGTAGGACCGACGAGATCAGGCTCTACGACACGTCCGGGTCGGGGAACGACGTGAAGATCGAGATCAAGGCCGCCGGCCGGGCCTCCTGGGTGGGCTGGGCGGAGCTGGGCCAGGACGACCTCGACCTGAACGTGGTGCGCAACACCGGCCGGGTGGTCTCGGAGGTCGACGCCGACGTCCTGGTCACCGTGGAGGTCGAGGACCGCCTGACGCTGGAGCGGTTCAACACCCAGGTGCTCGCCGGGGCGCTCGGCAGGCGGCCGTATCCCTACAACCTGCTGGTCGACGGCAACGACGGCCGCGGCATCGACATCGGGATCCTCAGCCGCCACCCGGTCACGTCCGTGCGGCCCCACCTCTTCGACACCCGCCCGGACCGTCCCGCCAAGCGCCTGTTCAGCCGCGACTGCCCCGAGTTCGAGATCCGCCTCAACGGCACGCCGGTCGTGATCCTCGGCAACCACCTCAAGAGCAAGTTCACCGACGACCCGGCACTGCGGCTGGCCCAGGCGAAGCGGGTCGCGGAGATCCACCGGGCCGCGCTGCAGCGCACACCCCACGTGATGGTCGCCGGGGACCTCAACGACGACCCCGACAGCGAGACCCTGGCGGTGCTGCTGGACACCGGTCTGCGGGACGTGATGAGCCACCGTTCCTACCGCGGGCTCCCCGGCACCCACGGCACCTGCCGCACCGAGCGGGACAAACTGGACTACCTGCTCCTCCCGCCCTCGCTGTGGCGGGAGGTGCAGCACGTCGGCCTGGAGACCCGCGGCATCTTCGCGGACGGCATCAAGCCGTTCGACACGATCACGTCCAAGAGCGAGGCGGCCTCCGACCACGCCGCCCTGTTCG includes:
- a CDS encoding MFS transporter, translated to MPELSPRRRLLVLAICCMSLLIVSLDNTVLNVALPSLQDDLGATTSGLQWTIDAYTLVLASLLMLAGSTADRIGRKRVFMAGLIVFTAGSALCSVAPDLNTLVIFRMVQAVGGSMLNPVAMSIITNTFTDPRERARAIGVWGAVVGISMAAGPLVGGLLVESVGWRAIFWINLPVGLAALLLTLRYVPESRAARARRADPVGQGLVILLFGGLTYAIIEAPAAGIAAVLPFAAVAAAALLGLLVHEPRRAEPLIDLRFFRSAPFSGATVIAIAAFAALGGFLFLSTLYLQNVRGLDALHAGLWMLPMAVPTFLCAPLSGRLVGSRGARLPLLLAGIAMTASALLFAAFEAETSNAGLLTGYVLFGVGFGMVNAPITNTAVSGMPRAQAGVAAAVASTSRQLGQTLGVAVVGAVLAAGIGSAAYRDTFVAAAVPGWWILVGCGAVVLVLGVLTTGPWARRTAEHTAARLESGEVREAVRG
- a CDS encoding TetR family transcriptional regulator, which produces MAPTSETLTADRILEATEEVLRRHGPAKATVVDVARALGVSHGSVYRHFRTKAALREAVTKRWLDRTSGELAGIAADRDRDPEQRLRAWLRALFDAKRRKAGRDPELFATYMVLTRESGEAVPEHIADLTAQLTDIVRAGLGTGAFTTTDPAATARAVFHATGRFHDPAYAAEWEQPGIEADFDAVVDLVVRGLRAKP
- a CDS encoding aldo/keto reductase — translated: MTTIQTRTLGTTGPQVSALGLGCMGMSALYGAADRAESIATIHAALEAGVTLLDTGDFYGMGHNELLIGEALRAAPPARREQALVSVKFGALRGPDGRWLGYDGRPEAVKTFAAYSLQRLGVDHLDVYRLARLDPAVPVEETVGAVAELVEQGYVRHIGLSEVGAGTLRRAAATAPIADLQIEYALITRGIEKEILPTARELGIGITAYGVLSRGLISGHFTADRQLAADDFRAHSPRFQGDNLHRNLRLVDELRKIAEHKGVSVAQIAIAWVLSRGEDIVPLIGARRRDRLAEALGALDVTLDAADLAAVEEAVPADAVVGERYAAAQMADLDSER
- a CDS encoding endonuclease/exonuclease/phosphatase family protein; the encoded protein is MSVRIATFNMENLFRRPTVFRLPDPQARARLLTDFAELVALLDKREYTSRDKERIAEIILDHRIHAFDPRNPPPITINEPRRTDEIRLYDTSGSGNDVKIEIKAAGRASWVGWAELGQDDLDLNVVRNTGRVVSEVDADVLVTVEVEDRLTLERFNTQVLAGALGRRPYPYNLLVDGNDGRGIDIGILSRHPVTSVRPHLFDTRPDRPAKRLFSRDCPEFEIRLNGTPVVILGNHLKSKFTDDPALRLAQAKRVAEIHRAALQRTPHVMVAGDLNDDPDSETLAVLLDTGLRDVMSHRSYRGLPGTHGTCRTERDKLDYLLLPPSLWREVQHVGLETRGIFADGIKPFDTITSKSEAASDHAALFVDLDL